The segment TCATCTTACTCACCTCTCACGGAAATATACATTAAAAACCTCTACACAACATCCGATGGTAATCCCCCCGGAATTAGGAGCGTTCAGAAGTAGAGCTACGCGGCCATGGTCAGCCGCTGTTTTGGCGTGATGCCGCCCAAGGCCATGTTTGGGCGGTCATGATTGTAGTCGTACATCCACTGGGTGGCGAAGAGCTGGACTTCATCGAGATCCGCTCAGCAATACTGGGATAGCCACTCGTAACGTACCGTCCAGTTGAAGCGCTCGGCATAGGCATTCTGCTGAGGCTTGCCCGGCTGGATGTAATTCATCTTGATCATCCGCTTCTCTGCCCAGCGTTGAACCAAGTCGCTGATATTCTCTGGGCCGTTGTCGCAGCGAATCGCCGCCGGCTTGCCTCGCCATTCGATGATCTGTTCCAGCGCTCGGATCACCTGCTCGGCCGGCAAGGAGAAATCGATCTCGATGCCCAGTGCTTCCCGGTTGATTGAAATCATCGATCACATTGAACAGCCGGAAACAGCGCCCGTCTTCAAGCTGATCATGCATGAAGTCCATGGACCAGACCTGATTGATCGCCGTCGGCACCGCCAGCGGCTCCGGCCTCTTCCGCACCAGCCGTTTCCTGGGCTTGATCCGTAGATTTAATTCCAATTCCCAGCAAATGCGATAGACCCGCTTGTGGTTCCAGGCGAAGGCCTTCACGTTACGCAGATACAGAAAACACAGGCCGAATCCCCAGTTGCGATGATTGTCGGTCAGCCGCATCAGCCAGTCAGCGATTTCCTCGTCCTCGGCATTTTTCTTGGCCGAATACCGATAACAGGTTTCGCTCACTTGGAAGATGTCGCAAGCCAGGCTGATCGAGATACCTCTTTGGGACACCACTTCCTTGGCCACCTCACGCCGGCGAGATGGCCGAGTCACTTTTTTCCCAGGTACTCCTTCAGAATGTCGGCCTTGAGCCGCTCCTCGGCATACATCTTCTTGAGCCGGGCATTCTCCGCTTCCAGCTCCTTCATCCGGGCCCTCATCAAAACGTCGAGGCCGCAGTACTTCCATGTCATTTGTAAAACGTCGCCGAGCTGATCCCCAGCTCCCGACACAACTCCGACACCGACAGCACACCTTCCACCCGCCTCAACGCCTCGATGATCTGGCTATCCGAAAACTTCGACTTCTTCATGTAGAACTCTCCCTGAACGAGAAAAATCTAATTCTGTCCGCCTCTATTGGCCCGGGGGATTACCCTTTGACCAAATAAATCGGTCACCTCGACCGCGGTCCCTGAGCGCTCCTTGCGTGCGAACATAGGGGCCAACGCATTCTCGATTTTCTGCAACGGGATGTGATTGGCGAGAACTGCCAGCGGATGACGCAAATCGATCATTTGGTCGAGACGACTGCGGAAGAAATAATCGGTAGCCAAGGCGAGAATCCCCGTGTGGATCGTTATCGAAAACTCCCAGGTTTTGCAGGTAGCAGTAACGGTTTCTGGGAGTTTCAAGAGCCGCCATTTTACAATAATGCGTTTATAAAACAAATTGTTATTACATGTCGCAATGCCGGCTATTTAAAAATAGGAAACAAACAAATGATTTTCAATCGTCAAAACATAACTTTAATTCTTTATTTATAGAAAGTGCGAGTTGTAAATTATCAGTATAAATATTTGGACTGATGCGATCAACCAAGCCTCCGCGGCTTTCATATATTTGTTCCGCAACCTGAGAAGGCGTACCAACTACTGCAATCTTGCATAAAATATCATCGTCGATCAACTTTCCCATATCGTTCCATTTATTTGATCTAGACAAATCAAGCAAAGACTCATGAACATCGAGACGATCAATAGATTCCAGAACGGGTTTATAAGTGGGAGTTGAAGCGTAAAAAGCAATTTGTTGCCTCACAAAATTTTTTGCGATCTCAATCTCACTTGCATTTAAACCTGAAGCGACGATAACTTGACATGAAATCTCAAAACCATCCCTCGACCTCCCGCTTTTAGAAAACCCACAATTAAGAGTTTCTTGCAAAACTCTTTGCGTTTTTCATTGCGCAACCGCCTGATGTGTCCCACCACATGCGTAGCAGCATTTTGTCGGGATTTTCGAACCCATGAATGTGATCGCAGCGATCGATTTCGACGCATTCGAGCCGTTTTGTCGGGCGCAGTCGATAGCTGCCCGTTCCCGCGTGGGTGGGGAGGAGGACTTTGATGGGATCGGGTGAAGCGTACCTACAAGAGCAGCCGCATCAACTGATCGGCACTGAGCACCAGCACACCGAACATCAAATGGCTCATCACCTTGGCGGCGCCCTGCACGCGCACCTGATTGCCGCCGAACTCGTCCTTGAGCCGCGCGTTGCTGCGCTCGGCGACGGTGCGCTCGTTGTAGCGCACGGCGTCCGCCGGATCGAACGACTCCTTGAGTCCGCCACGTGGATTGTGATCGATCAGCGGTACGTGGTTCAGGCTACGACAGTGCTCGTGCAGATCGAGGCTGCAGTAGGCGGCGTCCATCACATCGTAGAGATTGGTCACGCGCTCGGCGCTGATCAGCGACAACGGGATCGCGGCGCGGCTGTCGTGCATCGAGGCCGCGGACAGCAGCGCCGATATCGGCACCCCACAGTCGGCGGTGTCGAGATGCAGCTTGTAGCCGTTCCAGCTGACCTTGTAGCCCTGCGCATTGGACTTCGTGCCGCGATCACAGGCGGTCGGAATCTCCGCCAGCATCTCAGCCAGGCACTGTCCGCGTTGGCGCTCGATCGGCGAGCGCGTGACCACCGTGCACTTTTCATCACGCCGTGGCCCACCCCGTTTCGTGCACGGTGTATGCCCCGACATCGAATTGGTCGCCGTTGCCGTCGTACCGCGCACCGGTCGCTCGCGCGCCTTGATCGCCGTGCCGTCGCGGCTGATGTGACCGATCAGCTGATCACCGAGATGCGTCTTGATCAACGTCTCATGCACACGCTCGGCCAACTTCGTGGTCGCAAACTCCTCGAAGGCCCGCGAAAACGTGGCTTCCGATGGCAACTTGCGGTACAGCGGGAATCCGCAAATCCGCCGCAGAGCCCGATCGATCATCAATCGCTCGATCAGCGCCGCAGTCGTGGTCAACCCCAGCGCCGCCTTGGCCACGAAGGCATTCGCGAGCCACGCCCGATCGTGTGGACGGCGTCCGACGCCGCACCAGGACGAGGCAACGAATTCCTCGATCCGCACCCACTCCAGCAGGTGGATCAATCGCTCGAGCTTCGGCGTCGTCTGGCCGAGGTCTTGCTTCAATTCGGGAAGCACCTCGTGCTGGATGACATGCCAGCGTTGCAGGATCAGGTCTCGACGGGTAGCATTCATGGCGTGGGCGATATGGTGTTGGATTTGACAACTGCATCATGCCAGAAATGGCCGCCCACTCTCCCTTCCTTTCCGCGCACCATCGCAAAAAATCCACGCTACCTCATGCGTTTTGCAAGAGGCTCTTAAGTGTCGGTAACGTATGCGTCAGAAGGTATTCTTTGGTGTGAAACGGATGAATAATATGTCCATCTCCTACCTCACCCGCCACCCTAACCATGGAATCACCAACTCCGCCTAAAAATATTTTTGGAATTCCGAAATTAGTTGGTCCTGGATTAAATGTAGGTGACATAAGCGTATGTTCATAAAAATTACCCTTAAAGTTCAAATCCGCACCATATTGCCAACAGTTCCATATAGATCGCAATGCGGAAACGTATTCCTTCATTCTGGCTGCCGGATGGGACCAAGGCATACTATAACGACGCTCTATATGTGCCTTAACCTGGCTCCCAAGACCTAACGTAAAACGTCCTTCAGAAATAAAATTCAAATCATAAGCAGTATGCGCGATAGTGAGTGGGCTTCTTCCAAAAGCAATTGCTACAGCAGTCATTAAATCGATATTTTTTGTACTTGCTGCGGCAAAAGCCAAGGGAATGAAAGGGTCATGTTGTCCCTCAAATGTATAAATACCATTAAAACCGGCCGACTCGAGTTCACAAGCAAATTTCTTGATTTCGTCAGGCGCGTTATTTAATAAACAAAAATCAAATTTCATTTCGACTCGACTAATCGTATTGACAGTGCTATTGTTCTATGAAAATTTTCTAATAATAAACACAGACATGAGAGATTGCGAAAAACAAAGCGCAGTTCTTCAAGCTGTTTAGATGAACATATTTCATATTGTCTACCTGCGTGTACGGTTGCATACAGAACATGTGTCCTTTAAAAGGACACACTCTACGCAAATACTCAGTAAACGATATAAATTGTGTCTAAAATTGACAACTCCATAAGTAAGTCAGTTTTACTGTCATCAGAGTATCTTGTTATATACTCCGGTGACCAACTAAATACCAGTTATGTGGAAAAACCTCTGCACATTATTCGATGAATTACGAGATATTGCGTAGGTTGGACAAAATAATGAGCCTCTTGCAAAACGCATGAGGTAGCGTGGATTTTTTGCGATGGTGCGCGGAAAGGAAGGGAGAGTGGGCGGCCATTTCTGGCATGATGCAGTTGTCAAATCCAACACCATATCGCCCACGCCATGAATGCTACCCGTCGAGACCTGATCCTGCAACGCTGGCATGTCATCCAGCACGAGGTGCTTCCTGAATTGAAGCAAGACCTCGGCCAGACGACGCCGAAGCTCGAGCGATTGATCCACCTGCTGGAGTGGGTGCGGATCGAGGAATTCGTTGCCTCGTCACGGTGCGGCGTCGGACGCCGTCCACACGATCGGGCGTGGCTCGCGAATGCCTTCGTGGCCAAGGCGGCGCTGGGGTTGACCACGACTGCGGCGCTGATCGAGCGATTGATGATCGATCGGGCTCTGCGGCGGATTTGCGGATTCCCGCTGTACCGCAAGTTGCCATCGGAAGCCACGTTTTCGCGGGCCTTCGAGGAGTTTGCGACCACGAAGTTGGCCGAGCGTGTGCATGAGACGTTGATCAAGACGCATCTCGGTGATCAGCTGATCGGTCACATCAGCCGCGACGGCACGGCGATCAAGGCGCGCGAGCGACCGGTGCGCGGTACGACGGCAACGGCGACCAATTCGATGTCGGGGCATACACCGTGCACGAAACAGGGTGGGCCACGGCGTGATGAAAAGTGCACGGTGGTCACGCGCTCGCCGATCGAGCGCCAACGCGGACAGTGCCCGGCTGAGATGCTGGCGGAGATTCCGACCGCCTGTGATCGCGGCACGAAGTCCAATGCGCAGGGCTACAAGGTCAGCTGGAACGGCTACAAGCTGCATCTCGACACCGCCGACTGTGGGGTGCCGATATCGGCGCTGCTGTCCGCGGCCTCGATGCACGACAGCCGCGCCGCGATCCCGTTGTCGCTGATCAGCGCCGAGCGCGTGACCAATCTCTACGATGTGATGGACGCCGCCTACTGCAGCCTCGATCTGCACGAGCACTGTCGTAGCCTGAACCACGTACCGCTGATCGATCACAATCCACGTGGCGGACTCAAGGAGTCGTTCGATCCGGCGGACGCCGTGCGCTACAACGAGCGCACCGTCGCCGAGCGCAGCAACGCGCGGCTCAAGGACGAGTTCGGCGGCAATCAGGTGCGCGTGCAGGGGCGCCGCCAAGGTGATGAGCCATTTGATGTTCGGTGTGCTGGTGCTCAGTGCCGATCAGTTGATGCGGCTGCTCTTGTAGGTACGCTTCACCCGATCCCATCAAAGTCCTCCTCCCCACCCACGCGGGAACGGGCAGCTATCGACTGCGCCCGACAAAACGGCTCGAATGCGTCGAAATCGATCGCTGCGATCACATTCATGGGTTCGAAAATCCCGACAAAATGCTGCTACGCATGTGGTGGGACACATCAGGCGGTTGCGCAATGAAAAACGCAAAGAGTTTTGCAAGAAACTCTAATGAGTGTGGCAGCTGATTTTCATCAAATCCGCCCGTTTTTTGGCTACTTTCAGCCCGTTTCGGGGCTCTTGCCCGTGCTGCGGGCACACTCATCCCCCGCAAGCCTGCAAAATTCGTTTGCGCGCCAGCCACAAATTGACCAACGCAAAGAGGGTGGCCAGGTTGGCTGTGTTCTTGGCCAGACCCTTGTAGCGCACCTTGGTGAATCCGAACTGGCACTTGAGCACCCGAAACGGATGCTCGACCTTCGCCCGGATACGCGCCTTGGTCCGCTCCAGCGCATCGACCAGACTG is part of the Pseudomonadales bacterium genome and harbors:
- a CDS encoding LLM class flavin-dependent oxidoreductase translates to MQETLNCGFSKSGRSRDGFEISCQVIVASGLNASEIEIAKNFVRQQIAFYASTPTYKPVLESIDRLDVHESLLDLSRSNKWNDMGKLIDDDILCKIAVVGTPSQVAEQIYESRGGLVDRISPNIYTDNLQLALSINKELKLCFDD
- a CDS encoding transposase, which produces MNATRRDLILQRWHVIQHEVLPELKQDLGQTTPKLERLIHLLEWVRIEEFVASSWCGVGRRPHDRAWLANAFVAKAALGLTTTAALIERLMIDRALRRICGFPLYRKLPSEATFSRAFEEFATTKLAERVHETLIKTHLGDQLIGHISRDGTAIKARERPVRGTTATATNSMSGHTPCTKRGGPRRDEKCTVVTRSPIERQRGQCLAEMLAEIPTACDRGTKSNAQGYKVSWNGYKLHLDTADCGVPISALLSAASMHDSRAAIPLSLISAERVTNLYDVMDAAYCSLDLHEHCRSLNHVPLIDHNPRGGLKESFDPADAVRYNERTVAERSNARLKDEFGGNQVRVQGAAKVMSHLMFGVLVLSADQLMRLLL
- a CDS encoding TIGR03617 family F420-dependent LLM class oxidoreductase, whose translation is MKFDFCLLNNAPDEIKKFACELESAGFNGIYTFEGQHDPFIPLAFAAASTKNIDLMTAVAIAFGRSPLTIAHTAYDLNFISEGRFTLGLGSQVKAHIERRYSMPWSHPAARMKEYVSALRSIWNCWQYGADLNFKGNFYEHTLMSPTFNPGPTNFGIPKIFLGGVGDSMVRVAGEVGDGHIIHPFHTKEYLLTHTLPTLKSLLQNA